Proteins from a genomic interval of Streptomyces sp. SID8374:
- a CDS encoding AAWKG family protein (Members of this family are unrelated to eukaryotic Tcp10, although some members contain a repetitive region similar to a C-terminal repeat region of Tcp10.): protein MADRYDASSVDNVDKYENRDAASADNWADLVTHITGYPVPKRSEIFDTLRSDHGGKLFRMDIKERSLGLLIKDSGFLRDKGQDYDIWFFDSGKKRSIMQARIVFEGRVKSGDEIIFAGTDSTDVNNVSVREGNEFTDYNKDKFSTIPLARYMNGPRAALMALLKGNSGDGRFSGLVAKESDVVDLDSFTNTGHSFDYAAKFFKDHAPLLKDWEDRFGRDDASWKGEAAEVFRSLIKKIRENYDSYVETFNETAGSGDATGTGGTVYSRALSLGRSHLEQAARDLLGHWLTWARSDYYDPHRVLRYVLDDLAQWVDTENVAKTDITSYTTRYSTSVSHSPQAGFSQVHPEYGDLTDIANWAKVGDKAVDIWSRAVDDMLVEPAREVQSRLNNQFLTLSKDFSENVPEPKSTSTAGEEYEKRKLEEEKEKINEENEKNRRLQEELAEEQRKQREEDKEYQEELREEQRLQREEDKKLQDELREEQRLQREEDKKLQDELRKEQEEQREEDRKYQEELREEQRREQEEAKREAEEQAKQMEESLGNINGPGGGENLGNIDDLLNLKQDIPVTESLGDLGGLNSPGPGGSNTPSLDDVNNAVSENLGNLGDVNSPGGGPLPVAPNFGNLGGINGGPGNTRNPNDAANDAANDAINQNLGSLGGLNNGAGGSLGTPTGGRTQLDGNQLTTGFPDGSSTSFDPDSGLLTTTHPDGSVTTQDLGDGARVTNPDGSVTSLGDDGKLTTTFPDGTTQVVDPKTGQATSTAPDGTVTTENLGSLGGLNGRNGTGDVGGLGDLGNINADLPTESPGNLGGPGDRETIGDLGDLGNLNTGDAGLTSTTGSLTGLENGDFATTFPDGGKAVFDPDTGQLTSIAPDGSKVITDLTHGADVTNPDGSVSSLDNGRFVNSFPDGSSHSIDPDTGIATVTDPQGRTETVTLDELNSRGGNSRPDFLDDLRDLGRSSDLGNLGDLNGNRDLGNLGDLNGNRDLDGLNGNRDLDLDALKDLGGSSGSSSGSSGGGGGDGTTRDVSFSELGLGSQLGAGGSGGGLPGANLPSSETLGQVSPLSDSATNNAAVPGAGSGGGPGAPGAPGTPGTPGMPMGGGMGGMGAGGEKGNGERVRAVLVDAAEESERRNRRRRSPWNRQEDSDTFLTPASRVATTGGDSPEEEREQGRRPLTSADHLEEDADVWGTEEGGTPAVIGR, encoded by the coding sequence GTGGCCGACCGGTACGACGCATCATCCGTGGACAACGTCGACAAGTACGAGAACAGGGACGCGGCATCCGCCGACAACTGGGCCGACCTTGTCACGCACATCACCGGCTATCCCGTGCCCAAGCGCAGCGAGATCTTCGACACGCTCCGCTCCGACCACGGCGGCAAGCTCTTCCGGATGGACATCAAGGAGCGCAGCCTCGGCCTCCTCATCAAGGACTCCGGCTTTCTGCGCGACAAGGGCCAGGACTACGACATCTGGTTCTTCGACAGCGGCAAGAAGCGCTCCATCATGCAGGCCCGGATCGTCTTCGAGGGACGCGTGAAGTCCGGCGACGAGATCATCTTCGCCGGCACCGACTCCACCGACGTCAACAACGTGTCCGTCCGCGAGGGCAACGAGTTCACGGACTACAACAAGGACAAGTTCAGCACCATCCCGCTGGCCCGGTACATGAACGGGCCACGGGCGGCGCTCATGGCCCTGCTGAAGGGAAACAGCGGCGACGGCCGCTTCAGCGGCCTGGTCGCCAAGGAGTCCGACGTCGTCGACCTGGACTCCTTCACCAACACCGGCCACTCCTTCGACTACGCGGCCAAGTTCTTCAAGGACCACGCACCGCTGCTGAAGGACTGGGAGGACCGCTTCGGCCGCGACGACGCGAGCTGGAAGGGCGAGGCCGCGGAGGTCTTCCGCAGCCTCATCAAGAAGATCCGCGAGAACTACGACAGTTACGTGGAGACCTTCAACGAGACGGCCGGCAGCGGCGACGCCACCGGCACCGGCGGCACCGTCTACTCCCGCGCGCTCTCGCTGGGCCGCTCCCACCTGGAGCAGGCCGCCCGGGATCTGCTGGGCCACTGGCTGACCTGGGCCCGGTCCGACTACTACGACCCGCACCGGGTGCTGCGCTACGTCCTGGACGACCTCGCCCAGTGGGTGGACACGGAGAACGTGGCCAAGACCGACATCACGTCGTACACCACCCGCTACTCCACGAGCGTCAGCCACAGCCCGCAGGCCGGTTTCTCCCAGGTGCACCCCGAGTACGGGGACCTCACCGACATCGCCAACTGGGCGAAGGTCGGCGACAAGGCGGTGGACATCTGGAGCCGCGCCGTGGACGACATGCTCGTGGAGCCCGCCCGCGAGGTGCAGTCGAGGCTCAACAACCAGTTCCTGACGCTCTCCAAGGACTTCTCCGAGAACGTACCCGAGCCCAAGTCGACCAGTACGGCCGGCGAGGAGTACGAGAAGAGGAAGCTGGAGGAGGAGAAGGAGAAGATCAACGAGGAGAACGAGAAGAACCGCCGGCTCCAGGAAGAGCTCGCGGAGGAGCAGCGGAAGCAGCGCGAGGAGGACAAGGAGTACCAGGAGGAGCTCCGTGAGGAGCAGCGCCTCCAGCGGGAGGAGGACAAGAAGCTCCAGGACGAGCTGCGCGAGGAACAGCGCCTCCAGCGCGAGGAGGACAAGAAGCTCCAGGACGAGCTGCGCAAGGAGCAGGAGGAGCAGCGCGAGGAGGACAGGAAGTACCAGGAGGAGCTGCGCGAGGAGCAGCGGCGGGAGCAGGAGGAGGCCAAGCGGGAGGCCGAGGAGCAGGCCAAGCAGATGGAGGAGAGCCTCGGCAACATCAACGGGCCGGGCGGCGGCGAGAACCTCGGCAACATCGACGATCTGCTGAACCTGAAGCAGGACATTCCGGTGACCGAGAGCCTCGGCGACCTCGGCGGCCTCAACTCACCCGGGCCCGGCGGCTCGAACACCCCCAGCCTCGACGACGTGAACAACGCGGTCTCCGAGAACCTCGGCAACCTCGGCGATGTGAACAGCCCCGGCGGCGGCCCGCTCCCGGTGGCCCCGAACTTCGGCAACCTCGGCGGGATCAACGGCGGCCCCGGCAACACGAGGAACCCCAACGACGCGGCCAACGACGCTGCCAACGACGCGATCAACCAGAACCTGGGCAGCCTCGGCGGCCTCAACAACGGCGCGGGCGGCTCCCTCGGAACCCCGACCGGCGGCCGGACCCAACTCGACGGCAACCAGCTCACCACCGGCTTCCCCGACGGCAGCAGCACCTCCTTCGACCCGGACAGCGGGCTGCTCACCACCACCCATCCGGACGGCAGCGTCACCACGCAGGACCTGGGCGACGGCGCCCGGGTGACCAACCCGGACGGTTCGGTCACCTCCCTCGGCGACGACGGCAAGCTGACGACGACGTTCCCCGACGGTACGACGCAGGTCGTCGACCCGAAGACCGGCCAGGCCACCTCCACCGCCCCCGACGGCACCGTCACCACGGAGAATCTCGGCAGCCTCGGCGGCCTGAACGGCCGGAACGGCACCGGGGACGTGGGCGGCCTCGGGGACCTGGGCAACATCAACGCCGATCTGCCGACGGAATCACCCGGGAACCTGGGCGGCCCCGGCGACCGGGAGACCATCGGCGACCTGGGCGACCTCGGGAACCTCAACACCGGCGACGCGGGTCTGACGTCCACGACCGGCAGTCTCACCGGGCTGGAGAACGGTGACTTCGCCACCACGTTCCCGGACGGCGGCAAGGCCGTCTTCGACCCGGACACGGGGCAGCTCACCAGCATCGCTCCGGACGGTTCCAAGGTCATCACCGACCTCACCCACGGGGCCGACGTGACCAACCCGGACGGCTCCGTCTCCTCGCTGGACAACGGCCGGTTCGTCAACTCCTTCCCGGACGGCTCCAGCCACTCCATCGACCCGGACACCGGTATCGCCACCGTCACCGACCCCCAGGGCAGGACCGAGACGGTCACCCTCGACGAGCTCAACTCGCGCGGCGGCAACAGCAGGCCGGACTTCCTGGACGACCTGCGGGACCTCGGCCGGAGCAGTGATCTGGGGAACCTCGGCGACCTCAACGGCAACCGGGACCTGGGCAACCTCGGCGACCTCAACGGGAATCGGGACCTGGACGGCCTCAACGGCAACCGGGACCTGGATCTCGACGCCCTCAAGGACCTCGGCGGCAGCAGCGGCAGCAGCAGTGGCAGCAGCGGCGGCGGGGGAGGCGACGGAACCACCCGGGACGTCTCCTTCTCGGAGCTGGGACTCGGCTCCCAGCTCGGCGCGGGCGGCTCCGGCGGCGGCCTCCCCGGTGCGAACCTCCCGTCCTCGGAGACCCTCGGCCAGGTCTCCCCGCTCTCCGACAGCGCCACGAACAACGCGGCGGTCCCCGGCGCCGGCTCCGGCGGCGGCCCGGGAGCCCCCGGCGCCCCGGGCACGCCCGGCACCCCCGGCATGCCGATGGGCGGCGGCATGGGCGGGATGGGCGCGGGCGGCGAGAAGGGCAACGGCGAGCGCGTGCGCGCCGTCCTGGTCGACGCGGCGGAGGAGAGCGAGCGCCGCAACCGCCGCAGGCGCAGCCCGTGGAACCGCCAGGAGGACAGCGACACCTTCCTCACCCCGGCCTCCCGGGTGGCCACCACCGGCGGCGACTCCCCGGAGGAGGAGCGGGAGCAGGGGCGCAGGCCCTTGACGTCCGCCGACCACTTGGAGGAGGACGCGGACGTATGGGGCACCGAGGAGGGCGGCACCCCGGCCGTCATCGGCAGGTGA
- a CDS encoding YbaB/EbfC family nucleoid-associated protein, producing the protein MTEPLEKRLEKAMAELNAAQEAVARTERELRSASFSVLSSDRAVRATAGPQGELTGIEFLENKYRDMSPQELAASVLEAASAARLKMNRHVMKAMAPFAEPSSNVPELKGFELDWERIFGPEVLREDDEDTSRGGPATPAWRDALGDEGED; encoded by the coding sequence GTGACGGAACCACTGGAGAAGCGCCTGGAGAAGGCCATGGCCGAACTGAACGCCGCCCAGGAGGCGGTGGCGCGCACCGAGCGCGAGCTGCGGTCGGCGTCGTTCTCCGTGCTCTCCTCCGACCGTGCGGTACGGGCCACCGCCGGCCCGCAGGGCGAGCTGACCGGGATCGAGTTCCTGGAGAACAAGTACCGCGACATGTCCCCGCAGGAGCTGGCCGCCAGCGTGCTGGAGGCGGCGAGCGCGGCCCGGCTGAAGATGAACCGGCATGTGATGAAGGCGATGGCCCCCTTCGCCGAGCCGAGCAGCAACGTGCCGGAGCTGAAGGGCTTCGAGCTGGACTGGGAGCGCATCTTCGGCCCCGAGGTCCTGCGCGAGGACGACGAGGACACCTCGCGCGGCGGCCCGGCGACCCCCGCCTGGCGGGACGCGCTCGGCGACGAGGGAGAGGACTGA